The proteins below come from a single Acidovorax sp. NCPPB 4044 genomic window:
- a CDS encoding DUF3334 family protein: MSTHDKTAATYGTEDLLISLCNSVTRVLSVATQTQLHYSGMVQRISKTCLRPDIGCFVLFDGGFSGLVIINLSKEAAMEIYQTYLLSMGMSEGDLATSYTSDEVANVMGELMNQVVGDFTGKVRRELQTHITQNQPKMLVLNKQVMLSVDANLDQPESRRVTFYTAKNHIFYLELAIDRTEFVKLYDFEPQEAPDPDALLAQAGKDGADAPAPAAGSNTDSDTDDLLKSLGM; this comes from the coding sequence ATGAGCACGCACGACAAGACCGCCGCCACCTACGGCACCGAAGACCTGCTGATCAGCCTGTGCAACTCCGTGACCCGCGTGCTGAGCGTGGCCACCCAGACGCAGCTGCACTACTCCGGCATGGTCCAGCGCATCAGCAAGACCTGCCTGCGCCCCGACATCGGCTGCTTCGTGCTGTTCGACGGCGGCTTCTCGGGCCTGGTCATCATCAACCTCTCGAAAGAGGCGGCGATGGAGATCTACCAGACCTACCTGCTCAGCATGGGCATGTCGGAGGGAGACCTCGCCACCTCCTACACCTCCGACGAGGTGGCCAACGTGATGGGCGAGCTGATGAACCAGGTGGTGGGCGACTTCACCGGCAAGGTGCGCCGCGAACTGCAGACGCACATCACGCAGAACCAGCCCAAGATGCTGGTGCTGAACAAGCAGGTGATGCTGAGCGTGGACGCCAACCTCGACCAGCCCGAGTCGCGCCGCGTGACCTTCTACACGGCCAAGAACCACATCTTCTACCTGGAACTGGCCATCGACCGCACCGAATTCGTGAAGCTCTACGACTTCGAGCCCCAGGAAGCGCCGGACCCCGACGCACTGCTGGCCCAGGCCGGCAAGGACGGCGCCGACGCCCCGGCCCCCGCCGCCGGCAGCAACACCGACAGCGACACGGACGACCTGCTCAAATCGCTGGGCATGTGA
- a CDS encoding IS630 family transposase, giving the protein MANAYTRTTTIILTEAERAELLSMARSRSLPAALALRARIVLACEGQDKASTDVAQALGINRATVTRWRGRYARDRLPGLYDELRPGRPRTVDDERVAELINKTLHTKPANGSTHWSTRMLAGETGISKSTVARYLQAFQLKPHRVESFKLSTDPLFIEKLRDVVGLYLNPPENALVLCVDEKSQCQALERTQPMLPMGLGYVEGVTHDYVRHGTTTLFAALNVLNGAVLASCKPRHRHQEFLSFLREIDKAVPKDLDVHCVVDNYASHKHPKVRAWLAQRPRWHMHFVPTYSSWLNQVERFFGIITDRAIRRGSFKSVRELTHKIDSFVSQYNQSCKPFTWTATADSILEKLARLCGRITGTGH; this is encoded by the coding sequence ATGGCTAACGCATACACCCGCACAACGACCATCATCCTGACCGAGGCAGAGCGAGCAGAGTTGCTCTCCATGGCCAGGTCACGGTCATTGCCAGCGGCATTGGCATTGCGTGCGCGGATCGTTTTGGCTTGTGAAGGCCAGGACAAGGCCAGCACCGACGTTGCGCAAGCGTTGGGGATCAATCGGGCTACGGTAACGAGATGGCGTGGCCGCTACGCGCGTGATCGACTGCCCGGGCTGTATGACGAGTTGCGCCCTGGGCGACCGCGCACGGTGGACGATGAGCGGGTTGCCGAGCTGATCAACAAGACGTTGCACACCAAGCCGGCCAACGGCTCCACGCACTGGAGCACGCGCATGCTGGCTGGTGAGACGGGGATCAGCAAGAGCACGGTTGCGCGCTACCTGCAGGCTTTCCAGCTCAAGCCACATCGTGTGGAGAGCTTCAAGCTGTCCACCGATCCCTTGTTCATCGAGAAGCTGCGCGACGTGGTGGGCTTGTATCTCAATCCACCCGAGAACGCCCTGGTGCTTTGCGTGGACGAGAAGAGCCAGTGCCAGGCACTGGAGCGCACGCAACCGATGCTGCCGATGGGACTGGGCTATGTCGAAGGGGTCACCCATGACTACGTGCGCCATGGCACGACCACGCTGTTTGCGGCGCTGAACGTGCTCAACGGGGCGGTGCTGGCCAGCTGCAAGCCTCGCCACCGCCATCAGGAATTTCTATCGTTCCTGCGTGAAATCGACAAGGCCGTGCCGAAGGATCTGGACGTGCATTGCGTGGTGGACAACTACGCCAGCCACAAGCATCCAAAAGTGCGTGCATGGCTGGCGCAGCGCCCGCGTTGGCACATGCACTTTGTCCCGACCTACTCCAGTTGGCTCAACCAAGTTGAGCGCTTCTTCGGGATCATTACCGACAGGGCGATCCGGCGCGGCTCGTTCAAAAGCGTCAGGGAATTGACACACAAGATCGACAGCTTCGTCAGCCAATACAACCAGAGCTGCAAGCCGTTCACTTGGACTGCCACCGCCGATTCAATCCTTGAGAAGCTCGCCCGGCTCTGCGGGCGAATTACTGGGACAGGACACTAG